In Elaeis guineensis isolate ETL-2024a chromosome 1, EG11, whole genome shotgun sequence, a genomic segment contains:
- the LOC105038773 gene encoding probable ribosome biogenesis protein RLP24 isoform X2: protein MRLEKCWFCSSTIYPGHGIQFVRNDAKIFRFCRSKCHKNFKMKRNPRKVKWTKAYRRLHGKDMTQDSTFELERKRNRPERYDRNVAENTLKAIKKIDKIRVAREARHHSMRMKGKKAIEQQAAAKELEQSIHLVKAPAALQEDPSLTLPKIRVTVSRSQTEDAWKNNDNAGNPLTWWHRKLNSTLSYASLCN, encoded by the exons ATGAGATTAGAGAAGTGTTGGTTCTGTTCCTCAACCATCTATCCAGGGCATGGTATTCAGTTTGTCCGCAATGATGCAAAG ATCTTCCGGTTTTGCCGCTCCAAATGCCATAAGAACtttaaaatgaagagaaatcctCGCAAGGTGAAATGGACAAAAGCATACAGGCGATTGCATGGGAAGGATATGACACAG GATTCGACCTTTGAGCTTGAGAGGAAGCGCAACAGGCCTGAGAGATATGATAGGAATGTTGCAGAGAACACACTAAAGGCCATTAAGAAGATTGACAAAATCAGAGTGGCTAGAGAGGCCAGACACCATTCTATGAG GATGAAAGGCAAGAAAGCCATTGAGCAGCAGGCAGCAGCTAAGGAGTTGGAGCAGAGTATTCATTTGGTCAAGGCACCTGCTGCCCTCCAAGAGGATCCATCCCTTACTCTACCAAAGATAAGAGTAACGGTTTCTCGGTCACAAACAGAGGACGCATGGAAGAATAATGATAACGCAGGCAATCCTCTCACATGGTGGCATAGAAAACTCAATTCAACACTTTCTTATGCTAG TTTATGCAACTAA
- the LOC105038770 gene encoding LOW QUALITY PROTEIN: uncharacterized protein (The sequence of the model RefSeq protein was modified relative to this genomic sequence to represent the inferred CDS: inserted 2 bases in 2 codons), protein MAVTTDSAWDDAEWEICNDNGFVYKRRRRRRTSGEEEEGRPTPSDDTEAELRRHGRERRRRCLLSXREKYRREMEQWEALSFTLLDLTSHIPIAATAPPPAPPPPPPXEMPGGAFAPSIDDLLSQVESQEAILRKLSEICDFVESMCKGQEERLAESLISLPIWGSPRSLIASLSD, encoded by the exons ATGGCCGTCACGACCGACTCCGCTTGGGACGACGCCGAGTGGGAGATCTGCAACGACAATGGCTTCGTCTACAAGCGCCGTCGCCGCCGGCGGACGTCGGgggaagaggaggaggggcggccgacGCCGTCAGACGACACCGAGGCCGAGCTGAGGCGCCACGGCAGGGAGCGGCGGCGGCGGTGCCTCCTCA CTCGGGAAAAGTACCGGAGAGAGATGGAACAGTGGGAGGCCTTGTCCTTCACCTTGCTGGACTTGACCTCGCACATCCCCATCGCCGCCACcgctcctcctcctgctcctcctccacctcctc AGGAGATGCCGGGCGGCGCTTTCGCACCGTCGATTGATGATCTCCTCTCTCAG GTGGAGTCTCAGGAAGCGATTCTGCGGAAGCTATCAGAAATTTGCGACTTTGTGGAGTCGATGTGCAAGGGGCAGGAGGAGAGATTGGCCGAGTCTCTAATCAGCCTGCCAATTTGGGGAAGCCCTCGGTCTCTCATTGCTTCTCTATCAGATTAG
- the LOC105038773 gene encoding probable ribosome biogenesis protein RLP24 isoform X1 — MRLEKCWFCSSTIYPGHGIQFVRNDAKIFRFCRSKCHKNFKMKRNPRKVKWTKAYRRLHGKDMTQDSTFELERKRNRPERYDRNVAENTLKAIKKIDKIRVAREARHHSMRMKGKKAIEQQAAAKELEQSIHLVKAPAALQEDPSLTLPKIRVTVSRSQTEDAWKNNDNAGNPLTWWHRKLNSTLSYARLVY; from the exons ATGAGATTAGAGAAGTGTTGGTTCTGTTCCTCAACCATCTATCCAGGGCATGGTATTCAGTTTGTCCGCAATGATGCAAAG ATCTTCCGGTTTTGCCGCTCCAAATGCCATAAGAACtttaaaatgaagagaaatcctCGCAAGGTGAAATGGACAAAAGCATACAGGCGATTGCATGGGAAGGATATGACACAG GATTCGACCTTTGAGCTTGAGAGGAAGCGCAACAGGCCTGAGAGATATGATAGGAATGTTGCAGAGAACACACTAAAGGCCATTAAGAAGATTGACAAAATCAGAGTGGCTAGAGAGGCCAGACACCATTCTATGAG GATGAAAGGCAAGAAAGCCATTGAGCAGCAGGCAGCAGCTAAGGAGTTGGAGCAGAGTATTCATTTGGTCAAGGCACCTGCTGCCCTCCAAGAGGATCCATCCCTTACTCTACCAAAGATAAGAGTAACGGTTTCTCGGTCACAAACAGAGGACGCATGGAAGAATAATGATAACGCAGGCAATCCTCTCACATGGTGGCATAGAAAACTCAATTCAACACTTTCTTATGCTAGGTTAGTATATTAA
- the LOC105038771 gene encoding LOW QUALITY PROTEIN: uncharacterized protein (The sequence of the model RefSeq protein was modified relative to this genomic sequence to represent the inferred CDS: inserted 1 base in 1 codon), with product MLLTSRVLSSLSPKLTPFLFLKSRXFPTVSLRPLSTTATPYPLYYELIRHRPVRPPPRHHPQPAAGGDQPTAAAAADDDDDEKLMDRSKRRYYRKRRQRMLGGSDTDDDDGRRSQGDDFVELKPEVVDFPRLHAREEELYFYDTFAYPWEKEKHYRMVYQLEKKYFPEHSLDKAFVDPGTEPVQVAADGERKKGRKSKKKKKDEVEERDEKGLVFFDEEVKDRPASASSVAEPTARDVTERKVEEFFKCLKKVPNARGQKPVAKEVVEDGGEPYLVSRKTELPPRWDGPSGMVVLVDKPKGWTSFTVCGKLRRLVKVQKVGHAGTLDPMATGLLIVCVGKATKLVDRYQGMIKGYSGVFRLGEATSTWDADSPVIQREPWEHIKDEDIKKTAASFLGEIWQVPPMFSAIKVGGEKMYDKARRGEMIELSPRRISIYQFDIERSLDDRQNLIFRVTCSKGTYIRSLCADFGKALGSCAHLTALRRDLIGEYSVDDAWNFQELQEQITKEYL from the exons ATGCTTCTGACCTCAAGAGTCCTTTCCTCCCTCTCCCCAAAGCTCACGCCTTTCCTCTTCCTCAAATCCC CCTTTCCTACTGTCTCCCTCCGCCCTCTCTCCACCACCGCCACCCCTTACCCACTCTACTACGAGCTCATCCGCCACCGCCCCGTTCGCCCCCCTCCCCGCCATCACCCCCAGCCCGCCGCTGGTGGCGACcaaccgaccgccgccgccgccgccgacgACGACGATGATGAGAAGCTCATGGACCGCTCCAAGCGGCGGTACTACCGGAAGCGGCGGCAGCGGATGCTCGGCGGGTCCGACACCGACGATGACGACGGCCGCCGGTCCCAAGGTGACGACTTTGTCGAGCTGAAGCCGGAGGTCGTCGACTTCCCGAGGCTTCATGCCCGGGAGGAGGAGCTCTACTTCTATGACACCTTTGCCTACCCCTGGGAGAAGGAGAAGCACTACCGGATGGTTTACCAGCTGGAGAAGAAGTACTTCCCCGAACATTCCCTCGATAAGGCGTTTGTCGACCCAGGAACGGAGCCGGTGCAGGTAGCGGCGGacggggagaggaagaaggggaggaagtcgaagaagaagaagaaggacgaGGTTGAGGAGAGGGACGAGAAGGGTTTGGTGTTCTTTGACGAGGAGGTGAAGGATAGGCCTGCTTCTGCCTCTTCGGTTGCTGAGCCGACTGCCCGGGATGTGACAGAGAGGAAGGTGGAAGAGTTCTTCAAGTGTTTGAAGAAAGTCCCCAACGCCAGAGGGCAGAAACCTGTTGCAAAAGAGGTGGTGGAAGATGGAGGAGAGCCATATCTGGTGAGTAGGAAGACGGAGCTTCCTCCGAGGTGGGATGGACCATCTGGTATGGTCGTGCTGGTGGACAAACCTAAAG GATGGACTTCATTTACTGTTTGTGGGAAGCTGCGGCGGTTAGTCAAAGTGCAAAAG GTTGGGCATGCTGGTACTCTTGACCCAATGGCAACTGGTTTGTTGATTGTTTGTGTTGGTAAAGCAACCAAATTAGTGGACAG ATATCAAGGCATGATCAAGGGTTATAGTGGTGTTTTCAGGCTGGGTGAGGCTACTTCAACTTGGGATGCTGATTCACCG GTCATCCAAAGAGAACCATGGGAACACATCAAAGATGAGGATATAAAAAAGACTGCTGCATCTTTCTTGGGAGAGATATGGCAAGTTCCTCCTATGTTTTCTGCCATTAAG GTAGGTGGTGAAAAGATGTATGACAAAGCAAGGAGAGGGGAGATGATTGAGCTGTCACCAAGACGCATATCAATATATCAGTTTGATATTGAACGCAGCCTAGATGACAG GCAAAATTTGATATTCCGAGTCACTTGCTCAAAAGGGACATATATTCGTTCCCTTTGTGCTGATTTTGGGAAAGCTCTTGGCAG TTGTGCTCATTTGACTGCCCTACGAAGAGATTTGATTG GGGAATATTCAGTTGATGATGCATGGAATTTTCAAGAATTGCAAGAACAGATTACAAAGGAATATCTCTAA